One genomic window of Bartonella sp. HY038 includes the following:
- a CDS encoding STAS/SEC14 domain-containing protein yields MVVDLTPSPIRKIKTDNPLTLALAIKGSLNDADIENLYGLMEAKATLHEKFNIIVIFYGTDEVEWSALFKPDALSMNKELHDKVDRYAVVGGPSYMSFTTKFLSPFLAPNFRWFAADDVNAAWDFVKSKPIENEE; encoded by the coding sequence ACAGATAATCCTCTAACCTTAGCACTTGCTATCAAAGGTTCACTTAACGATGCTGATATTGAAAATCTCTATGGCCTCATGGAAGCTAAAGCGACATTGCATGAGAAATTCAATATAATCGTTATTTTTTATGGAACTGACGAGGTTGAATGGTCGGCTTTATTTAAACCCGATGCACTTTCCATGAACAAGGAATTGCATGATAAAGTCGATCGATACGCTGTAGTTGGTGGACCAAGCTATATGTCTTTTACAACCAAATTTTTAAGTCCATTTTTGGCTCCCAATTTTCGTTGGTTTGCGGCAGATGATGTTAACGCTGCATGGGATTTTGTTAAAAGCAAACCAATAGAGAATGAAGAATAA
- a CDS encoding aminotransferase class I/II-fold pyridoxal phosphate-dependent enzyme produces MSYPKILPQIDNIPLAVPFVGPETLERQSGHNFLARIGANENGFGPAPSVLNAIANGIADIWHYSDPTNYEIRQKLANFYDVELENIAIDAGADTLLGLIVRQFVGKGDKVINCLGGYPTFNYHVTAYGGLVISVPYRDYRSDLHALLEAAKANDAKIIYLANPDNPLGSWHESCELEQFMAAIPENILLVLDEAYGETAPHGTLPPMLPLRPNVLRVRTFSKAYGLAGMRCGYVIGDKHLLSGFDKIRDHFSLSILTQKAAVAALEDQVYLHGAISNIIASRRRLHAVALEFGFIPLASATNFVTMDCQRGNVFAHNLLIELQNRGVFIRKPAVPGLDHLIRVSTAPDHIIDIFEEALRPAIKACEKGECL; encoded by the coding sequence ATGTCTTATCCCAAAATATTGCCGCAGATTGATAATATTCCCCTTGCTGTGCCTTTTGTTGGGCCTGAAACACTAGAACGCCAGAGTGGTCATAATTTTTTGGCACGCATTGGCGCAAATGAAAATGGATTCGGGCCGGCTCCATCTGTTTTAAATGCCATTGCCAATGGGATTGCTGATATTTGGCATTATAGTGATCCTACTAATTATGAAATTCGGCAAAAATTAGCTAATTTCTATGATGTTGAACTTGAAAATATTGCAATTGATGCGGGTGCGGATACCCTGTTGGGACTTATTGTTCGTCAATTTGTCGGTAAAGGTGATAAAGTAATTAACTGTCTTGGTGGTTACCCAACTTTTAATTACCATGTGACTGCTTATGGCGGTTTAGTTATTAGTGTACCATACCGCGACTATCGTTCTGACTTGCATGCGCTACTAGAGGCTGCCAAAGCAAATGACGCAAAAATAATCTATCTTGCTAATCCCGATAATCCTCTTGGCTCATGGCATGAGAGTTGTGAGTTAGAGCAGTTTATGGCAGCAATACCTGAAAACATTCTTTTAGTGCTTGATGAAGCATATGGGGAAACTGCGCCTCACGGTACGTTACCTCCTATGCTTCCATTGCGGCCTAATGTTTTGCGCGTCCGCACTTTTTCAAAAGCCTATGGCCTCGCGGGAATGCGTTGCGGCTATGTCATCGGTGATAAACATTTATTGAGTGGTTTTGACAAAATCCGTGATCATTTTTCATTATCTATTTTAACCCAAAAAGCCGCTGTTGCTGCGTTAGAAGATCAAGTCTATTTGCATGGCGCTATTAGTAATATCATTGCTTCACGTCGTCGTTTGCATGCTGTTGCTTTGGAATTTGGCTTTATTCCTTTGGCTTCAGCGACTAATTTCGTTACAATGGATTGCCAGAGGGGAAATGTGTTTGCGCATAATCTTTTGATTGAGTTGCAAAATCGTGGCGTGTTTATTCGCAAGCCGGCAGTTCCTGGGCTTGATCATTTGATTAGAGTAAGTACGGCTCCCGATCATATTATCGATATTTTCGAAGAGGCTTTAAGGCCGGCAATAAAAGCTTGTGAAAAAGGTGAATGCCTATGA
- a CDS encoding hydroxymethylpyrimidine/phosphomethylpyrimidine kinase, which produces MTFPNVLIIAGSDSSGGAGVVRDIETANHLFCKSSVAITAVTAQTNQGVIAVEPMQPLLLEQQIEAAKIANPIAAVKIGMVATVENSVVLQNQLACIAKTPIIFDPVLVASSGGPLSRENLVEAITARLLPYIDILTPNINELATLLGDKPAPSDDYAIKQAKQLLHRGVKAILVKGGHLDGLEARDYLVTNEDVITFSQPRLAVLRRGTGCTLSTAIACYIASGDSLSQAIGRAKDFLYAQLLALV; this is translated from the coding sequence ATGACTTTTCCTAATGTACTTATTATCGCTGGTAGCGATTCATCGGGCGGTGCAGGGGTTGTCCGTGATATAGAGACAGCAAACCATTTATTTTGTAAATCATCGGTGGCAATAACGGCAGTTACAGCTCAAACCAATCAAGGCGTTATTGCTGTTGAACCAATGCAACCTTTACTATTGGAGCAGCAGATTGAAGCTGCAAAGATTGCTAATCCAATAGCTGCTGTAAAAATTGGCATGGTGGCGACAGTTGAAAACAGTGTTGTTTTACAAAATCAGCTTGCTTGTATAGCTAAAACGCCAATTATTTTTGACCCAGTTTTGGTTGCAAGCTCTGGTGGCCCCTTAAGCAGAGAAAACCTTGTTGAGGCGATAACCGCAAGGCTTTTGCCTTACATCGATATTTTAACTCCAAATATAAATGAACTCGCAACTTTGTTAGGTGACAAGCCGGCACCAAGTGATGACTATGCTATTAAGCAAGCAAAACAACTTTTGCATAGGGGCGTTAAAGCAATTTTAGTAAAGGGTGGCCACCTTGATGGTTTGGAAGCAAGAGATTACCTTGTTACAAACGAAGATGTTATCACGTTTTCACAGCCGCGTTTAGCGGTGCTAAGGCGCGGTACCGGCTGCACTTTGTCAACAGCTATTGCCTGTTATATAGCATCAGGAGACAGTCTTTCGCAAGCAATTGGCAGGGCGAAAGATTTTCTTTATGCACAATTGCTTGCATTGGTTTAA
- the thiO gene encoding glycine oxidase ThiO encodes MKVLIKGAGVGGLVAAYQLFLKGADITVSAPLDSFSHSASWYAGGMLAPYCERESAEQIVEDLGRQAMGWWAENLPDLVQHNGTLVLAPQRDQGELNRFAQRTTRHVLVDEAMIAELEPDLAGRFKKALFFAEEADIDPRKALQGLQDKLIQGGASFIAPLQNEEETEDYDVIIDATGIARLGVDKDLRGVRGEMLLVRCPDVHITRPVRLLHPRIPLYIVPRSDHTFMIGATMIESDYDGPISARSMMELLNAAYTLHPAFAEAEIIETGVGVRPAYADNFPRMTQEGNRHFYINGFYRHGFLLSPEMARRVTDKLCPD; translated from the coding sequence ATGAAAGTGCTTATTAAAGGTGCTGGTGTTGGCGGATTGGTTGCAGCTTATCAACTCTTCTTAAAAGGCGCTGATATCACAGTTTCTGCGCCTCTTGATAGTTTCTCCCATTCGGCAAGTTGGTATGCCGGTGGCATGTTGGCACCTTATTGCGAGCGCGAAAGTGCGGAGCAAATAGTTGAGGATTTAGGGCGGCAAGCAATGGGTTGGTGGGCTGAAAACCTTCCTGATTTAGTGCAACATAATGGTACACTTGTCTTGGCACCACAACGCGACCAAGGCGAGCTTAATCGTTTTGCACAGCGCACCACCCGTCATGTTTTGGTTGATGAAGCTATGATCGCTGAACTTGAACCAGATCTTGCAGGACGGTTTAAAAAAGCTTTATTTTTTGCTGAAGAAGCAGACATAGACCCACGTAAAGCGTTGCAAGGTTTGCAAGATAAACTAATTCAAGGAGGGGCTTCCTTTATTGCTCCTTTGCAAAATGAAGAAGAAACTGAGGATTATGATGTCATTATTGATGCAACTGGCATTGCGCGCTTAGGTGTCGATAAGGATTTACGCGGTGTTCGTGGTGAGATGCTTTTAGTGCGCTGCCCAGATGTCCATATAACAAGACCCGTTAGACTATTACATCCGCGCATTCCGCTGTATATTGTACCACGTAGTGACCATACTTTCATGATTGGTGCAACAATGATTGAAAGCGATTATGATGGTCCAATCAGCGCTCGCTCAATGATGGAGCTTTTGAATGCTGCCTATACATTGCATCCTGCCTTTGCTGAAGCGGAAATAATTGAAACCGGAGTTGGCGTGCGGCCAGCCTATGCCGATAATTTTCCACGAATGACACAAGAGGGTAATCGCCATTTTTATATAAATGGCTTTTATCGTCACGGATTTTTATTATCACCCGAAATGGCGCGCCGCGTTACCGATAAGCTTTGCCCTGATTGA
- a CDS encoding DUF423 domain-containing protein, whose protein sequence is MMVRISNRIFCFAGGVFGAAGMASYAAASHVSQSNYGTIAPILLGHGILLVALALADKRSMFTRLSGALIVLGVTLFVGDLLFRQTWGIRLFSYAAPIGGMTMIFGWLFFCLMAFLPGPAKESST, encoded by the coding sequence ATGATGGTACGTATCTCAAACCGGATATTTTGTTTTGCCGGTGGTGTTTTTGGGGCAGCTGGTATGGCTTCTTACGCGGCGGCCTCCCATGTTTCGCAAAGCAATTATGGGACTATCGCGCCTATTTTGCTTGGTCACGGTATTTTATTAGTGGCTTTGGCTTTAGCTGATAAAAGATCAATGTTTACGCGTCTTAGTGGCGCACTTATTGTGCTTGGTGTCACGCTTTTTGTGGGGGATTTATTATTTCGTCAAACATGGGGTATTCGTTTGTTTTCCTATGCAGCGCCTATTGGCGGTATGACGATGATTTTTGGTTGGTTGTTTTTTTGCCTTATGGCATTCTTGCCTGGTCCAGCAAAAGAAAGCTCAACATAA
- the thiS gene encoding sulfur carrier protein ThiS, producing MQVFINGNRVETKVQYLAELLNEQGFEGEWLATAQNSELVSANERALCLINENDRIEVLSPMQGG from the coding sequence ATGCAGGTTTTTATCAATGGCAATAGAGTTGAAACAAAAGTGCAATATCTAGCAGAGCTTTTGAATGAACAAGGTTTCGAGGGCGAGTGGTTAGCGACTGCCCAAAATAGTGAGCTTGTAAGCGCAAATGAACGTGCTTTATGTCTCATTAACGAAAACGACCGTATTGAAGTCTTAAGTCCTATGCAAGGAGGTTGA
- a CDS encoding thiamine phosphate synthase → MRLDPFYPIFDSADWLERLVPLGIKLVQMRMKNQPDDVIRRHIQRSKVICQKHDCQLIINDYWQLAIEEQCDFVHLGQEDLSVANVDAIRSHGLKLGLSTHDEDELATALAQKPDYIALGPIYPTILKKMKWAPQGLEKLGKWRQIIGQLPLVAIGGLNVDRLNGVFAAGCDSAAVVTDITLNPSPETRVQEWLSHTAKWRA, encoded by the coding sequence ATGAGATTAGATCCTTTTTATCCCATTTTTGACAGTGCCGATTGGTTAGAGCGCCTTGTTCCGCTTGGTATTAAATTGGTTCAGATGCGCATGAAAAATCAACCCGATGATGTTATTCGCCGACATATTCAAAGGTCAAAGGTGATTTGCCAAAAGCATGATTGCCAACTTATTATTAATGATTATTGGCAATTAGCAATTGAAGAACAATGCGATTTTGTGCATTTAGGGCAAGAAGATTTAAGCGTTGCTAATGTCGATGCTATTCGCAGCCATGGTTTAAAATTAGGTTTATCGACCCATGATGAGGATGAACTTGCCACTGCACTTGCGCAAAAGCCCGATTATATTGCTTTGGGGCCAATTTATCCAACTATATTGAAAAAAATGAAATGGGCACCGCAAGGTCTTGAAAAATTGGGTAAATGGCGGCAAATAATAGGTCAATTGCCACTTGTTGCTATTGGTGGTTTAAATGTTGATCGGCTTAATGGTGTTTTTGCAGCAGGCTGTGACAGTGCAGCAGTGGTAACTGATATCACTTTAAACCCTTCACCTGAAACGCGGGTACAAGAGTGGTTAAGCCATACAGCCAAGTGGCGTGCATGA
- a CDS encoding thiazole synthase yields MLTLYGEDVTSHLLLGSAQYPSPAILAEAVRQSQTDIVTVSLRRETAGGSQGGQFWQLIRDLGVKVLPNTAGCYSVKEAVTTAKMARDLFKTDWVKLEVIGNQDTLQPNVFALVEAAQILSDDGFKVFPYTTDDLIVGEKLLEAGCKVLMPWCAPIGSAKGPRDCDGLRAMRAHFNDVPLIVDAGIGRPSHAAIVMELGFDAVLLNTAVAKAGDPVKMAYAFKLAIEAGKQAFEAQFLEPRDFAAPSTPVIGQAVFS; encoded by the coding sequence ATGTTAACGCTTTATGGAGAAGATGTAACGTCGCATTTGCTTTTGGGTAGCGCACAATATCCATCACCTGCTATCTTGGCTGAAGCAGTGCGCCAGTCACAAACAGATATTGTCACTGTTTCGCTTCGCCGAGAAACAGCTGGTGGTAGTCAAGGCGGTCAGTTTTGGCAGTTAATTCGCGATCTTGGTGTTAAGGTTTTACCAAATACTGCGGGTTGTTATTCGGTAAAAGAGGCTGTAACTACAGCAAAAATGGCACGAGATTTGTTTAAAACAGATTGGGTGAAGCTTGAAGTTATCGGCAATCAAGACACTTTGCAGCCTAATGTTTTCGCTCTTGTCGAAGCCGCACAAATTTTAAGTGATGATGGTTTTAAGGTCTTTCCTTATACAACCGATGATCTCATAGTTGGTGAAAAGCTGCTTGAAGCTGGCTGTAAGGTGCTTATGCCTTGGTGTGCACCCATTGGTTCTGCAAAAGGACCGCGCGACTGTGATGGTTTACGCGCTATGCGGGCACATTTTAATGATGTTCCGTTGATTGTTGATGCAGGCATTGGCAGGCCATCGCATGCGGCCATTGTTATGGAACTTGGCTTTGATGCGGTATTGCTCAATACGGCTGTCGCTAAAGCCGGTGATCCAGTTAAAATGGCTTATGCGTTTAAGCTTGCTATTGAAGCTGGAAAACAAGCCTTTGAAGCACAATTTTTAGAGCCGCGTGATTTCGCAGCCCCTTCAACACCAGTGATCGGACAGGCGGTATTTTCATGA